Below is a genomic region from Glaciihabitans sp. INWT7.
TAGACCGCGGCCTCGCCACCCACCTCGTGGAACAACGGAATATCGCTGAGTACGAGCGGCACGCCAGCGGCCTCGCCCTCGATCAGGGGGATCCCGAACCCCTCGTCCCAGCAGGCCGTGACCATCGCCGCGGCATCCACGAGCGCATCGAGGTATTCCTCATCGGTCACTCCGTCGTCGAAGCGGATCGAGCCCTCTGGCGCGAGGGAAGCGATGCGCTCCCGATCCTCGGGGCTGATCCTCGACAGCAGACGAAGGGTGTAGCCCGGAAGATGATGCATGCCGCGGGCGAGGGTCTCCACGTTCTTGTTCGGCTGGAAGGTGCCCATGTAGACGAGCGTCTTCGAGCGGGGTTCCGCCAGTTGAGGCACGCCGGAATCGTCGACCCCCGGCCTGATCACGGTGAGGGGACGTTTCGTGAGGCGGGCCTCGATCATCTCGCGCTCGCAGTTGTAGGAACCGGTGACCACCGCATCCGCACGGCTGAGTACCGCACGCTGCGGCCAATACGTCAGATAGAAGGCCCGCCAGATGGCGCGCACGTACCAGCTGTATCCGGCGGGAATCTGGGTGATTCGATAGAAGACCATGTCATGCACGGTGAGGACGAGCTTGTAACGCCGTCCGGTCGCACCCATCGTCTGCATCGGACTGAAGACGACATCCGGCTTCCATCTATTGAGGGAGAGCATGCCGATGAATGGCTCGAGTGCGCTGGTTCCCGGCCGACCCTTCACCCACGGCAGATCCGGGAGCAGTGCGAGCTGGCGTTCGTCGCTGATCAGCATGGTGACCGGGTGCAGCCGGGAGAAGGCTTCGACCAGGCCCGCTGTGTACCGGCTGATGCCATCGTGGCGCACGAACCGGGTGTAGCGGCAGTCGAAGATCACCTTCACGGTGCGCTGGGTTCCGCGCCGGACTCGATGTTGCTCTGCACGGTAGTCGCCTCGGGCGGAAGGTCGCCGAACAGGCCCTGTTCGACGAGGAAGCTGTGGATGGCGGCGGCGGCGAGCCCGGGCACCTCGTAGTGGATGAGGTGACCGACACCCATGAGCAGCTCGAGGCGGGCATCCGTCATGCTCTCCACGAGGTCGCGGTGCGCCTGCACGGGAGTGATGTCGTCCAGTTCGGCGGCCACAAGAAGCGTCGGCACCGTGATGCCGTCAGAATAGGTGCTGACGTCAGAGGCCACCGAGGCCTCGAATGCTTCGACGACCGAGTCACGACTGGCGAAATTGTTGAAGTAGGTGTGGTGCTGGTAGTGGATCCAGCGGCGCAGCTCTCGATCTTTCGTCTTGGCGAGCACCGAGCTCATGAACTGGACGACGATCCATCGCTTGAGCAGGAACTCACCGACGCGGTCGGGCAGCAGGCCGGCGAGGCGGTAGAAGGCGACAGTGAGTTTCGTCGCCGTCTTGCTCGGGCCCTCGAGCCCGGAGGTGGAGATCGGATTCACGAGGATGAGGGCGGGCGTCTTCAGACCGTCCGCCACCGCCTTCGACGAGATGATCGTGCCGAACGAGTGCCCGAGGGTCACGGCGGTGCCGGTCAAGCCGAGGGCGTCCACGAAGGCGGTGAGCCACTTGGCGAAGCCGTCGATCGAATGAGGCACCTCGGTGAGGGGGGTGGACTCGCCGAAACCGGGCATGTCCGGGCCGATCCAGCGGATGCTGGGCAACTGGGCGATCACCGGCTCGAGCCCGTGATGCTCGCCGCGGTAGCCGTGTGCGATGACGATCGTGAGGGCTGCATCGACCGGTCCGTATACCCAATAGCGGGTCGTGCTGCCGAGGATCACTATCTCATGGCGCTCGATCGGCATCCGGGCGAGCAATTCGGCGTAAGGGGAGTGAACAGACATTGTCTCGATTCTACGGATACGAAGTTACGCGGGCGTTTCACACACGCGCCTAGACTTGACGGGCTCGATAAAACTCCACGTCGATTCCGATGCCTACCCTGCTCTCGAGAGGAGCACTGTGAGCTTTACCGCCCCCATCCAACTGCCCGGACTGACCCTCGATCCGCAGTGGTATCGGCGTTCCGTCTTCTACGAGGTGATGGTCCGATCCTTCGTCGACAGCAACGGGGACGGCTCGGGAGACCTTCAGGGCCTGCTCTCCAAGCTCGACTACCTGCAATGGCTCGGTATCGACGCCCTCTGGCTGCCGCCCTTCTACCAGTCGCCGTTGCGCGACGGTGGTTACGACGTCTCCGACTTCCGCGCCATCCTTCCCGAGTTCGGCACCCTCGATGAGTTCAAGGACCTGGTCACCAAGTCCCACGAGCGCAACATGCGCATCATCATCGACTATCCGCTGAACCACACCTCAGACCAGCACGAGTGGTTCCAGCAGTCCCGGTCCGACCCGGAGGGGCCCTACGGGGACTACTACGTCTGGAGCGACACAGACGAGCGGTATCCGAACATCCGGGTGATCTTCGTCGACACAGAAGAGTCCAACTGGACCTTCGACCCGGTTCGACGCCAGTTCTTCTTCCACCGGTTCTTCTCTCACCAGCCTGACCTCAACTTCGAGAACCCCGCAGTTCAGGATGCCGTCATGGACGTCATGCGATTCTGGCTCGACCTCGGAGTCGACGGCATCCGCCTCGACGCGATTCCCTACCTGTTCGAATCCGAGGAGGGCAACGGAGAGGGAGAGGCGCCGACGCACGACTACATCAAACGGGTGCGGGCGATGTTCGACGAGGAATTCCCCGGCCGCATCATGGTGGCGGAGGCGAACCAGTGGCCGCGAGAGGTCGCCGCTTTCTTCGGAACCGAGGAAGAGCCGGAGTGTCACATGGCCTTCGACTTCCCGGTCATGCCGCGCATCTTCTACTCGCTCCGCTCGCAGAACGCGGCGGAGCTCACCCGGATCCTCGCCGAGACCACGGACATCCCCGAGGGCGCGGGATGGGGTGTCTTCCTCCGAAACCACGACGAACTCACCCTGGAGATGGTGTCGGAGGAGTACCGCCAAGCCATGTACGGCTGGTACGCCTACGACCCGCGGATGCGATCGAACATCGGCATCCGCCGGCGCCTTGCTCCCCTGCTCGACAATTCCCGCGCCGAGCTCGAACTGGCCCATGCGCTGCTCTTCAGCCTCGCCGGTAGCCCTTTCCTGTACTACGGCGACGAGATCGGCATGGGTGACAACATCTGGCTGCCGGACCGGGATGCCTCGCGCACGCCCATGCAGTGGACTCCCGACCGCAACGCCGGCTTCTCCTCCGCAGACCCGGGCAAGCTCTACCTCCCGGTCGTGCAGTCGCTGGTCTACAACTACAACCTCACGAACGTCGAGTCGCAGCTAGCGCAATCCCGGTCACTACTGCACTGGGTGCGCAACGTGATCCACGTGCGCAAGGCCCACCCGACCTTCGGACTCGGGAGCCTCACGGTGCTCGAAACCAACCACGAGTCGGTGCTGGCCTTCGTGCGCTCCTACCCGGGATCGGGCACCCAGTTCGGCGACTCCGCAGAGGACGTGTTGTGCGTCTTCAGCTTCGCCCACAACCCGATCGCGGTCACCATCAAAGCGGAACAGTTCGCCGGATCTGCCCTGTACGACCTGTTCGGCGGCGGGGAATTCCCCGCCTTCACCGAAAACGGCGACATCACGCTCACGCTCGGAACCCAGAGTTTCTACTGGCTTCACGTCGGGTCGCCGAGCCCCGCCGGTGGTCGGCCCTGAGTGCGACTGGTGGATGCCGCACATGACACTGCAGCGGGTGACCCCGGCAATCGCACCGAGGCATGGTTCGACCGCCTCGGCGTGTTCGACCTCGAGACCACGGGGATAGACACCGAAACCAGTCGTATCGTCTCCGCCTATGTCGGAGTGGTGGATGCCCAGGGAATGCCCAAGGGCGTGTCCTGGCTCGCCGATCCCGGCGTCGAGATCCCCGCGCAGGCTGCGGCGGTTCACGGCATCACCACAGAGCGGGCGCGAGCCGAGGGTCGGGATGCCGCTGAGGTCGTCGCAGAGATCGTGGCGGTGCTGCGCGCGCTCCTGGCCCAGGGGGTGCCGATAGTGATCTACAACGCCGCCTACGATCTGACGCTGCTCAACCGGGAATGCCTCCGCTACGGCATCGAACCGCTCGACGATCCGCTGCCCATCATCGATCCCCTCGTGATCGACCGCGCGATGGACCGCTACCGCAAGGGCAAACGAACCCTCGAGGTGGCGGCGGAGTACTACGGCGTCGAGCTCATGGACGCCCACGATGCGCAAGCGGATGCCGTTGCGGCCGGACGGGTCGCCCAGGCCATCGCCCGCAAGTATTCGGACACGCTGGGGCAGGATGCGACGCTCGTGCATACCAACCAGGTGACCTGGGCGGCCGACAGCGCCACGAGTTTCCAGGACTACATGCGCCGCACCAAAGACCCGGCCTTCGTCGCGGACGGGGCCTGGCCGCAGCGCTGAGGCCACGCTGCTGAAGCCGCAGTGCTGAAGCCGCAGTACTGAAGCCGCAGTGGGGCCAAGCACGACAGAGGGCGACCGGCCGAAGCCGATCGCCCTCTGTGATGAGTGTTGGTGCTCGCTACGCGCCGAAGCCCTTGTAACGCGAGTTGAACTTCTCGACGCGCCCTGCGCTGTCCAGGATGCGCTGCTTGCCCGTGTAGAACGGGTGCGAGGCCGAGGAGATCTCCACGTCGATGACGGGGTAGGTCACGCCGTCGAGGTCGATCGTCTTGTCGCTCTTGACGGTCGAGCGGGTGAGGAAGGTCTCGCCGCTCGCGAGATCGCGGAAGACAACCGCGCTGTAGTCGGGGTGGATGTCAGTCTTCATCGTAGATTCCTAGGTGTTGGGAAGGGTGAGGGAAAAAGTCGGCACGAGGGCCAAGGGATTACATTACCAGAAGTGGTGCGGGCTAGGCGGACTGCGCGGCGCGGGCCGTGAATCGACCGTCGCGCTCTTCTACCTCGAGCGCGAGTCCGAAAGCCTCGGTCAACTTCTCCGAGGTGATCACCTCGCCGATCGGGCCGGCCGAAGTGATGCGACCGTGGGACAGCAACAGAGCGTGACCGAAGCCAAGAGGGATCTCTTCCACGTGATGAGTGACCATCACGATCGCCGGAGCCTGCTCGGCTCGCGCATAGCCGCCGAGCAACTCGAGAAGCTCCTCCCGGGCGCCGAGGTCGAGGCTCGCGGCCGGTTCGTCGAGCAGCAGGAGTTCCGGATCGGTCATCACCGCACGGGCGATCTGCACCCGCTTCTGCTCCCCATCGCTCAGCTGCCCGAACCGACGATCCTCGAGGTGGTCGAGCTTCCATTCGGCGAGCACCCGCTGGGCACGGCGGGTGTCGATGTCTTCGTAGTCCTCGTTCCAGCGACCCGCGACGGCATAGGCGGCGGTGAGCACCACATCCAGCACCCGCTCCGTGGCGGGGATGCGCCGAGCCATCGCCGTGGAGGCGAAGCCGATGCGCGGCCTCAGGTCGAACACGTCGGTGCGACCGAGCGTGGTATCCAGGATCTTCACGACTCCGGAGCTGGGATGGATCATCGCCGACGCAAGCTGCAGCAGAGTGGTCTTGCCCGCGCCGTTGGGTCCGAGGATGACCCAGCGCTGGTCGTCCTCCACTGTCCAATTGACGGAATCGAGGATGTGGTTGCCTTCTCGGACGACGGAGACGTCGGAAAGCTGGAGAACGCTGGCCATGCCTCAACCCTACCTTCGCCGCCGCAGCATTCTCGGCAGCGCCACAGCGCGGGCGGCCGTGCTGCGCGGCGTCGAGTATCAGAGCAGTGAGCGGTAGATCTCCTGGGTCCGCTGGGAAATGCGGTCCCAGCCGAAGTCCCGCTCGGCCCGGAGCCGGCCGGCCTCGCCCATCTGCCGGGCGGATTCGGGATCGGTCACGACTTCGGTCAGCGCCCGCGCGAGATCGGCGACGAACTGCTCAGGATCGAGCGGCGTTCCCGTGCCATCCTCCGCCTGGGCTATCGGCACCAGACGACCGGTGACCCCGTCGTCGATGACCTCGGGGATGCCCCCGGTGGCCGTGCCGACGACGGCGGCGCCGCAGGCCATGGCTTCGAGATTGACGATGCCGAGTGGCTCGTAGATGGAGGGGCAGACGAACGTCGTCGCGGCGGTGAGCACTGCCGAGAGGTCGTGCCGGCTCAGCATCTCCTCGATCCAGACGACCCCGGTGCGGGTCTGCTGCAGTTCGGCGACTCCGGCTCGAACCTCGGCCATGATCTCCGCGGTATCGGGGGCGCCGGCGCACAGCACGAGCTGCACGTCCGAAGGAAGCAAAGCTGCCGCCCGAAGGAGGTATGGCAGACCCTTCTGGCGGGTGATGCGACCGACGAACACCACGGAGGGACGGTCGGGATCTATTCCGAGCGAACGAACCAGCTCCTCGTCCCGCACCGGATGCCACGACTCGAGGTCGATGCCGTTGTGCACCACGGAGACCTTCGCCTCGTCGAGCATGGGATAGGACCGCAGGATGTCTCGGCGCATCCCGTGGCTCACCGCGATGACGGCATCCGCGGAGGTGAACGCGTCGCGCTCGATCCAACTCGAGACGCGATACCCGCCGCCGAGCTGCTCGGCCTTCCAAGGGCGAAGCGGCTCGAGGCTGTGGGCGGTGACCACGTGGGGGATTCCGTGGAGCAATTGCGCGATATGACCGGCACCGTTGGCGTACCAGGTGTGCGAGTGCACGAGGTCTGCCCCGGCGACGTCCTGGGCGATCTCGAGATCGACCCCCAGGGTGGCGAGCGTCGGGTTCGCATGGGCAAGCCCCGGGGGCACGTCGTAGGAGTAGACGTCTGGCTCTTCCCTCGGCTTGCCGAACGCGCGCACCACGACATCGATGTCGAGACGAAGCGCTTTCACGAGCTCGGTGACGTGCACGCCGGCACCGCCGTAGATCTCTGGCGGGTATTCCCTGGTAATCAGATCGACTCTCACAGGGGAAACGCTAGCGCGGTTCGCGCACCGACGCACCGCGATCGGTCCT
It encodes:
- a CDS encoding glycosyltransferase family 1 protein, with translation MKVIFDCRYTRFVRHDGISRYTAGLVEAFSRLHPVTMLISDERQLALLPDLPWVKGRPGTSALEPFIGMLSLNRWKPDVVFSPMQTMGATGRRYKLVLTVHDMVFYRITQIPAGYSWYVRAIWRAFYLTYWPQRAVLSRADAVVTGSYNCEREMIEARLTKRPLTVIRPGVDDSGVPQLAEPRSKTLVYMGTFQPNKNVETLARGMHHLPGYTLRLLSRISPEDRERIASLAPEGSIRFDDGVTDEEYLDALVDAAAMVTACWDEGFGIPLIEGEAAGVPLVLSDIPLFHEVGGEAAVYFEHSDPAAFAAAVRSLEEPGEWRRRSEASRARVADFSWDESARRLLALLSEMVPARTAADH
- a CDS encoding alpha/beta fold hydrolase; the encoded protein is MSVHSPYAELLARMPIERHEIVILGSTTRYWVYGPVDAALTIVIAHGYRGEHHGLEPVIAQLPSIRWIGPDMPGFGESTPLTEVPHSIDGFAKWLTAFVDALGLTGTAVTLGHSFGTIISSKAVADGLKTPALILVNPISTSGLEGPSKTATKLTVAFYRLAGLLPDRVGEFLLKRWIVVQFMSSVLAKTKDRELRRWIHYQHHTYFNNFASRDSVVEAFEASVASDVSTYSDGITVPTLLVAAELDDITPVQAHRDLVESMTDARLELLMGVGHLIHYEVPGLAAAAIHSFLVEQGLFGDLPPEATTVQSNIESGAEPSAP
- the treS gene encoding maltose alpha-D-glucosyltransferase — its product is MSFTAPIQLPGLTLDPQWYRRSVFYEVMVRSFVDSNGDGSGDLQGLLSKLDYLQWLGIDALWLPPFYQSPLRDGGYDVSDFRAILPEFGTLDEFKDLVTKSHERNMRIIIDYPLNHTSDQHEWFQQSRSDPEGPYGDYYVWSDTDERYPNIRVIFVDTEESNWTFDPVRRQFFFHRFFSHQPDLNFENPAVQDAVMDVMRFWLDLGVDGIRLDAIPYLFESEEGNGEGEAPTHDYIKRVRAMFDEEFPGRIMVAEANQWPREVAAFFGTEEEPECHMAFDFPVMPRIFYSLRSQNAAELTRILAETTDIPEGAGWGVFLRNHDELTLEMVSEEYRQAMYGWYAYDPRMRSNIGIRRRLAPLLDNSRAELELAHALLFSLAGSPFLYYGDEIGMGDNIWLPDRDASRTPMQWTPDRNAGFSSADPGKLYLPVVQSLVYNYNLTNVESQLAQSRSLLHWVRNVIHVRKAHPTFGLGSLTVLETNHESVLAFVRSYPGSGTQFGDSAEDVLCVFSFAHNPIAVTIKAEQFAGSALYDLFGGGEFPAFTENGDITLTLGTQSFYWLHVGSPSPAGGRP
- a CDS encoding 3'-5' exonuclease, with amino-acid sequence MDAAHDTAAGDPGNRTEAWFDRLGVFDLETTGIDTETSRIVSAYVGVVDAQGMPKGVSWLADPGVEIPAQAAAVHGITTERARAEGRDAAEVVAEIVAVLRALLAQGVPIVIYNAAYDLTLLNRECLRYGIEPLDDPLPIIDPLVIDRAMDRYRKGKRTLEVAAEYYGVELMDAHDAQADAVAAGRVAQAIARKYSDTLGQDATLVHTNQVTWAADSATSFQDYMRRTKDPAFVADGAWPQR
- a CDS encoding type B 50S ribosomal protein L31, translating into MKTDIHPDYSAVVFRDLASGETFLTRSTVKSDKTIDLDGVTYPVIDVEISSASHPFYTGKQRILDSAGRVEKFNSRYKGFGA
- a CDS encoding ABC transporter ATP-binding protein, whose translation is MASVLQLSDVSVVREGNHILDSVNWTVEDDQRWVILGPNGAGKTTLLQLASAMIHPSSGVVKILDTTLGRTDVFDLRPRIGFASTAMARRIPATERVLDVVLTAAYAVAGRWNEDYEDIDTRRAQRVLAEWKLDHLEDRRFGQLSDGEQKRVQIARAVMTDPELLLLDEPAASLDLGAREELLELLGGYARAEQAPAIVMVTHHVEEIPLGFGHALLLSHGRITSAGPIGEVITSEKLTEAFGLALEVEERDGRFTARAAQSA
- the glgA gene encoding glycogen synthase, producing MRVDLITREYPPEIYGGAGVHVTELVKALRLDIDVVVRAFGKPREEPDVYSYDVPPGLAHANPTLATLGVDLEIAQDVAGADLVHSHTWYANGAGHIAQLLHGIPHVVTAHSLEPLRPWKAEQLGGGYRVSSWIERDAFTSADAVIAVSHGMRRDILRSYPMLDEAKVSVVHNGIDLESWHPVRDEELVRSLGIDPDRPSVVFVGRITRQKGLPYLLRAAALLPSDVQLVLCAGAPDTAEIMAEVRAGVAELQQTRTGVVWIEEMLSRHDLSAVLTAATTFVCPSIYEPLGIVNLEAMACGAAVVGTATGGIPEVIDDGVTGRLVPIAQAEDGTGTPLDPEQFVADLARALTEVVTDPESARQMGEAGRLRAERDFGWDRISQRTQEIYRSLL